A window of Branchiostoma floridae strain S238N-H82 chromosome 9, Bfl_VNyyK, whole genome shotgun sequence genomic DNA:
GTTCTCATTTTAGACAAATGGGCTACAGTCGTACCCCATAGTCTAAGCAACACTTACGgcattgtgattgtgtgtagtttgtggcagtTCGTTTGCTTCTTGATTCCTTAGATAATGTGCATGGATGTTGATTAGATAAGATATTACGTCTTAACCAAGTCATTTTCTCCACGTCTGTGAAAGTGAGTCATAAATTGATGCTAAATCATTAATATGTGATTTATTTCGTTACAGAGAACTGTTAAGTGGGAACTTACTTAATTTAACTAGGTTGCGATTTCGCACCCCAGTAAAatcttaccttaccttaccttaacTTACCTTACTTTGACTAGTCGCTCATGACTCAGGTTAGTGAATGATGATTTGATACCTAGATATTATAAACCTATAGACTTATAAACCGTTGTTAATACCACTTCATATTTAACTAAATTGTACATAGATATCTGTGACATTTTGTCACGAGGGTCTGTAATATTACAGTCCTTTTCAAATATCACAAACGCACCTTTACAGGCCGCCTGTTCTTTCTCTGCTTCTTCCTCTGTATCTCCTTATCCATTCTCGACAAGAAGTTGACGGCTGCGAACTCCAGCAGCGCAGAGAAGACGAATAATAGGCACACCGCCATCCAGATGTCGATGGCTTTTACATACGATACCTGCAACAGACGGAAACGGACATGGTGTCAAAGGAAAAAATGTCAAACCTGGATCGGATGAAAAAATTCTAATTTGCATCACCTACTGATGGTGTAAATACGCCAGCATAAGAAAAACACAGTATACAGAatataaaacaatattttgtaacaGTCTTGTTAGTGAAACCCTCTGTCACTAGCGCACATACGGAAGCGTCACTCCTGACTGGAGGTAGACTACAGTTGCTCTTCTGTATCAATTAACTATCCAATGCTTATTAAGGATCCACACACATCTGTGCAGCATCCACTCAATTTTCATACCGTAGCGTTTTTCTACGGCTGAAAGGATACAGCTGTATGTGAAATGAACACAGGGATTGAATACTACCTAAATATCCTACGTTGGGAAAGCTAATATGTATGGCTTTTATGCACCAATTTGATCATATTTAATGTTTTTGCTGGTTGGTGGATAACATGTTGTAAACTTTGATCCATTGCTCACGTCACACGTCCTGAGATCACGTGTGCTGAGCAAACGGGCCTGCCACCCTGATGAATACTAGAGGtctggtgtaaaaaaaaatccaccgtcataacttttactttttttttccatatacTGATCTGCAGTTGACAAGCCGAATATTTTCCATAACTTTTTATTGTTGTTATGTGAAGTGGTTTGGGTTTTTTTTAACGCCTGATTCAATTTGGTAACATGACATATTCACACAACAGTATTTGTGAAATTTCATGCTTTAGAGGTATTTTCGTTTCTACATTTGCAACAGACACGCCATGGTCATGTATACGTATACATACTTGTTGTGTAAGTTCACCAGCATACTTTTGCAAATGAGATCAAACCACAATTGCCCTTGATGAAAATGAAAGCTAATCAAGATTTTACGCGTGGACCAATGCCACTGCACTTCATTCAGTAATGAGAAAAATTCCTAGGTGAATTTGGAGTAATTTTGTTGTTAACTGTACATTTTAAAGTTGGCTAAACTGACGTTTTGACCTTTCATTGTTTTTCATTAATCAATTAAGAAAGGCTGTAgtcgtaacgaatgttgatagatgggcatgaaataattctaaatctgattttttggccATATGGATTGcatcatcaggttttattgcctgtaatatatttttttctacataccactgcaatgaaaatTTTTCATGCGCATAATAATGAATTCACGTTTGCGCATCTTGATATCTTCTAATGATCTGTAATTAttacaaaatgatttttaatctgatgaaaacaattattttctatcGATAAAGAATGCTTGTTGTTTCTGACCTTAGGTAGTGATGACGTAGTCCCCGAGCTCTGAGCTGTCATGGTGAGCACGGTGGTGATGCCAAGCCCCACCCGCGCCGGGGCCGCCTCCATGTTGATCCAGAAGGACACCCAGGACAAAATGACGTACAGGAGACTGGGTATgtacgtctgaatcaggtaatAGCCCATTTGTCGCGCCAGGTTGAACGTGGCTTGTATACAGGTGTAGGAACCTGGGGGTAAGATTATCATATAttatacaactaagtaatatggACAAaattatattccttatgaatttagacaacctttacttataaagcatatctgttcctacattttcaatattataATATGAAGAAGGCGAATTCACGTAGTAGAATAGGATTGTAGATTCATTGtctatatttcattgtatatatttaatgtatcttttgttgcgacctgtactgaacccaatGGGTATgtgtgtacaataaaggtcttcattcatcatACGAATGAACAATTTTTAATAATGATTCTCAGAAGCTACGTTTCATATGGCATACGCTAACAATAACTGAGACATTAGAAATACGcacagatttttttgtgtgcctATAGCGGCAATTGGATAAGTTGTTCTCGATACTAATTGCTCAATTTACGTACCCGAGTCACGTGGCTTAGTGATTGGTCAGTCTATCCTGATTTAGGCTTAAGTCCGATCGGACGAAAATTCGATGATGTTTCTTTCTTGCATTGGAATTATCCTTTACTTAAAATCTTTAGGGGGTATATTTGCATTCGATTtcacatatttgcataatggaAGGCACCCTGAACCATAATATTCCATTGGgactttttttacatctttactaACGCAATCAAGATCAATGGTAAGTGCATGATAATTGGGAGGATGGGATACATTGTACGTCAAGAGGTGTTATGAGATTTCTCCGTAAATGTTTGAGACATGGTCCTTCAATGGATCATCTTCTTCATTTGCTCGGAGATGTCTCAGAGGCTATCCTCGCCCATGCTGAAGACCTTTGTATATTTTATTGATTTGATTCACCTGTGATTTCTATCTTTGTacatacttgtacttgtacatactcacctgtgctgtagacctttgtacatgtttttgttttaactcACCTGTGCTGTAGACctttgtacatgttgttgttttgactcACCTGTGCTGGAGACCTTTGTTCATGTTGTAGTTATGACTCACCTGTGAGGTAGACctttgtacatgttgttttgactcacctgtgctgtagccctttgtacatgttgttgttttgactcacctgtgctgtagccctttgtacatgttgttgttttgactcACCTGTGCTGGAGACCTTTGTTCATGTTGTAGTTATGACTCACCTGTGATGTAGACctttgtacatgttgttgttttgactcACCTGTGCTGGAGACCTTTGTTCATGTTGTAGTTATGACTCACCTGTGATGTAGACctttgtacatgttgttgttttgactcACCTGTGCTGGAGACCTTTGTTCATGTTGTAGTTATGACTCACCTGTGAGGTAGACctttgtacatgttgttgttttgactcacctgtgctgtagacctttgtacatattgttgttttgactcacctgtgctgtagacctttgtacatgttgttgttttgatgcCGTCTATGACGAACTGCGGTAACTCGACGTCATCTGACAGCTGGACTGAGTCATTTGCTGCCCAGGTGAACATCAAGTCTTTCGTCGTATAACCAACTGCAAGGAACAAGCGCTGTATTTAAAGCAAATTTGCTAACGCACTGTGTCACCACGATACAACATCAGCCCAGTGGCAGCCAAACTCTACAGATAGAATAAATATGACATTTGTCATAATCACTTCGTTGTATTCTAAAATGAAATGGTGTGATTATATATGCACGATGTCAAATATGCGTGGTTTTAAGTATCTAGGTATAGGCATCGTAACAATGCAATGCCAATATCGAGTCCCAAAGgacaaatatatttttttttagatttaccAATTGTAGGTTTTGTAAGAGGCACTTGGAAGAAAGGCATATGGGACAATTACCACCCAGTAAGCTTACTGCCCTGCTCAACCTGAATGCATGTCAAACTAGAAATACTCATTctgttgcttgttttttttttctagctgGCTGAAAACGTTTTGGTCACAAAGCTGGCATGCTTGCACCTTACGCTAAGATATAGTTCGTATTaggtacatgtaaacacacGAAACTAACACACGCACGCACCAAAGTGACTTTGTTACCGACTCGCCAACCTATGTCGTAAATCAAGATGTAGATATATATACAGGTACCCTTACCTTCGTACCGGGTTTTGGGGAACACCTTTCTCTAATGCTGCTTTTGAGAATCGCTGTACAATCCTGTTCGATATGTGCTACTGAAGCTGAGCAATATGTTTTCATGGGTGGGGGCAACTTAACAATAGTTATCAACCATAGTGATAGATTCCTGGTTTTACAAGTTCCTGCAAATTATTTCTAAAGCCAACCCAGTGGGCTAAGAGTATAAAGGCTATTGTGAATGCCTGGTAAGTCATTGGTGTACCGCTAAGGTTAGCTGTCTACACGGCTCGTTTTCAATggattttatttgtttttaattattgagtatttttgtttttaattaaaGCTGATGTTGATACAGTTGCATCAGTGCGTTACATAGATGTCTTGAATAAAATTTAAACTGACTATGATTATGTCGCCGGACTGTCATGGAATGATACTTTTCGTGCGGTTGCGTGGTAGCTTTGATAATAAAAGGCTCCACGAGGTCCTGAGAGAAAAGGCGTGGATCGAAGAGAAACCGAGTGAAAGATAGTGCAGTGCGATGTCGTCCTGAGGAAGGGTATGTACAGTACACACACGTCATGCTACACGACACACAGAGATCCGTACAGATACAGGGCATCCTCAGGCTGCAGCGTGCTGGTATTGCTGACAAAGtatgatagaaaaaaatggtaaatgaAAAGGTAACACAGGTGATGAGCGAATGATAAAAAACAGGAGAAATTGTGAAAGTGCGCAGAAGTTTGCATGTGCGTGCGGTCAGCAGGGCTCGGCATGGAGTGCAGCTGTGTCGGATCACAACACTATTCAGAACGGTGTGCAGTTGCAAACGATTTCTGAACAAAGTTGCAAATGTtccaaaagattaaaaaaaatgatagagaaacaacgaaagaaacgtccaaGCAGTTTAAGATGGAGACCAGTTCAAGTTAAAGATGAAATGCCACGGGCGTAAGCTCTCCAAGTTTTCAAGTAAAAACGTCGTCAAAACTTTTTGTATTTAGTCGTCAAGTCGATGACTTCATTCATTTGAATATCTTGACTTGATCTAGTGATATCGTTGTGAAATTTTTGTATTTATTCAAGTGGCTTGATATTCTTGTAGAGTTTTGTGGTGGCGGACAGTGTTTAATCACAGTTGCAATAGTCGTCTCTGCGTCAAAACTTTGATTGGTTTATAGTTTGTTCCGAAAGACTGTCCATGGCACTTCATCAGTATTGTCTACTTACAACTCTCTAGCTGCATGTTGCATTGTTGGTGGTCCATAGGAAACCTTTGTAGCAGCATTGGACATGACAGCCTCAGTGTTAACCTGTGTGGGAAGTTGTCGTGTTGTTTTAAATACCTGGATTGGATAAGACGCTAACTCAGGGTAAATGCGTATCACACCAACTTACAGCTTTCTAACTCCATCTTGCACATTTGATAGTCCATGGGGAACCTTTGAAGCTGCATTGGGCATGATAGCGTCAACGTTAACCTGTGAGGAGACAGGCAACCGTGTGGGAAGGAAGAACGGCATTGGAGAATCTTCATTGCGATTGATGGACATTCAGTTGTTGGCCTCTACTTTTCTTTCAGTTGAAGTTTCAGTTCATTCTTTTCGCCAGAAAATATATGTCTGTCGCCTACTGTAGGAGAACCCCGACGCATAACATAagataacataaaataacataacataacatggcATGTCATGACACAACATGGCATGACATTATTTAACATAAAAATAACAGCATAGcattacaaaacataacatattaTAGCATAAGTAAACATAACATTACGACATATCAGAATAAGAACAAAAGTCAACTGAAATAGAAGTCTTAAGTAGATAATAACGCAAGTAAGTCAATAACAGAATGACAAACATTGTATTGACTTGATGTGAAATAACGAGAAACAACTGCCTTTGCTAGATCAACGACAGCCGAACAAATACACTATTAAGAAGACCTATTCCATCTAACGATATACATTGCttcataatgtttttttctaagaTGAGTAATATCGGTACTTGGTAAATCTCCCTCATGTATTGGAGTTGCCGTCAAGTCATATGCATCAATCGCAAGAGGATCCTATAATGCCTGAGAGATAGAACAGTCATGGTGAGGAGGAGACACGAAccacaacagcaacaacaacaatgacaacCAAACGTAGAGCAGGATACAGAtgaggaaagaaaaaagaagttGATTGAAGGCCGGTATTTGAGAGCGGATGCAGCATGCGGCGGTCCAAACATTGCACATTCATTCCCATAGTCTTACTTCTTGTAGTCAGTCCCAAGGTGCCATCTGATGTAAGACATGTCTTTCTTAAGCAATTCATAAAAGCCTTAAAGTTCGCATCGAAAATAAGAAGTTTTTAAACAGATTATAACATCTAGTAAGGTGGTTAAGTAACTAAAAGTAGTTAGTAGGTAGTAATTCCAATACATCTTACTTCAATTTGGGCAAGCAAGAAGCAGAGTTTATGCCATTACAATATTCGTACATTAAAGTTTTTAAGAAgtcaaaaaacaaaacaataacttAAACTATTTCAACCCCAGTATGGTTCATGTACGTAGTAGTGTAATATCATAATGCCCGCATTGTGTATACCTTAAACTGTAGAGAATATATCCTTCCGGGGAGACTCGGAGGAGTCGGTTCTGTGTGGTGACTTGGTGAAAGTTCGCTCCTTTTTCGTTGGCAAAAAACAAATCGGGAACCCATATTTTAGACAGCAGACTGGGATCGAGACTCAGACTCTCGTTCCACATGCTGAACTTCAATCGGCGGTCGCTCCACTGTTGCCGAAGGAAGATGTTTAGCTTGTAATCCTGGAGAAAACGAACAAATCCATGAATGGCTTTCATTAAAAGAGTTTATCGTCCAAGCTACGTAATATAAAAATGTGACGAAACGCCCCCATGATGCCTTACACCTGGGAAATATTGACATGTACGTATAACCAGTGAGAAGGAATtaagtcatttctttttctgatAGGATTAAAGATGTTTTGATCGTCTAACTATTCCCACAATGTCGATGTGTGTATGATATAATCAAAATACGGTAACGAAGTCCAAGCTTAGGATTTGTGCATGTTTGTATTTATGACTGGATTACATatacaaattcaaatttacCTGAAAACATCCAAGATTTAATGATTCAACATGGCAGAGctacttactagtactagtaatagaaCTACTTGAAATATTATAACTATGAGTACAAACACCCTACGAGGGATCTATATGTCTATAGAGCAGGGGCACAGCCTACCATGGTAGTCTCTGCAATTGCTCCGAAGCTGTTGATGAATATGTTAATAGTCACGTTGACAGGTGGGCCTGTAGAAGTAGAAATACATAATAAGTAGGCAGCAAACGAGTATACTACCCCTTCGTCTCGTGGTTATTTTGTCATGCCAGATGTTTTACCTGTCTGAAAAGCTTAAAAGGAATCATTAGCAGAAGCAGAATATCCAGTAAGAAACAACTTAAGATACAATTTTAGAAATGAGCAGACCGGTAGATGCAGCTACGACCCCGTGGAGATAGTCATAATGGGTAATAACCTGCTTACACCAGTTCATCAGATTGTTAGCGACACACGCGACTTACATCAACTATTAATGGCGACCATAATTCAATTCCTACGCGTTTGGTGGCAGTTTGTAATGGATAGGACAAGATTGCGCATTATGATAGGAATCGCAGGGCGGGGGCGCCTactaggggggaggggggcgagctTTGCTCAAACCACAAACACAAGAGGCTGCGGCTGCTAGTAATCTACCAAATGTTTCTCAGGTCGCTCAGTGAATTACATAGATAAGGAATGatctttgtacattttgtgtatttcattgTCTTCTAAATCATACGTTTATATCTTGCTTCAG
This region includes:
- the LOC118422798 gene encoding glycine receptor subunit alphaZ1-like isoform X1, which produces MALKLKLHVLRGLVICGLFAWLRTAYGNSPSESGGEGSSGMVSGASPTEFLDKLLEGYDGRIRPYFKGPPVNVTINIFINSFGAIAETTMDYKLNIFLRQQWSDRRLKFSMWNESLSLDPSLLSKIWVPDLFFANEKGANFHQVTTQNRLLRVSPEGYILYSLRLTLTLSCPMQLQRFPMDYQMCKMELESFGYTTKDLMFTWAANDSVQLSDDVELPQFVIDGIKTTTCTKVYSTGSYTCIQATFNLARQMGYYLIQTYIPSLLYVILSWVSFWINMEAAPARVGLGITTVLTMTAQSSGTTSSLPKVSYVKAIDIWMAVCLLFVFSALLEFAAVNFLSRMDKEIQRKKQRKNRRPVKDEDGRKEHRFSPFAAFTMHRGGPHENHAADVDLQQRRNSKVGLKQDGSPAVAILQPNPAQAERDKAKEEINKTRFHNYAKKVDYISRTAFPITFLVFNMVYWLIYLVILQKPYA
- the LOC118422798 gene encoding glycine receptor subunit alphaZ1-like isoform X3; amino-acid sequence: MALKLKLHVLRGLVICGLFAWLRTAYGNSPSESGGEGSSGMVSGASPTEFLDKLLEGYDGRIRPYFKGPPVNVTINIFINSFGAIAETTMDYKLNIFLRQQWSDRRLKFSMWNESLSLDPSLLSKIWVPDLFFANEKGANFHQVTTQNRLLRVSPEGYILYSLRLTLTLSCPMQLQRFPMDYQMCKMELESFGYTTKDLMFTWAANDSVQLSDDVELPQFVIDGIKTTTCTKVYSTGSYTCIQATFNLARQMGYYLIQTYIPSLLYVILSWVSFWINMEAAPARVGLGITTVLTMTAQSSGTTSSLPKVSYVKAIDIWMAVCLLFVFSALLEFAAVNFLSRMDKEIQRKKQRKNRRPVKDEDGRKEHRFSPFAAFTMHRGGPHENHAADVDLQQRRNSKDGSPAVAILQPNPAQAERDKAKEEINKTRFHNYAKKVDYISRTAFPITFLVFNMVYWLIYLVILQKPYA
- the LOC118422798 gene encoding glycine receptor subunit alphaZ1-like isoform X2 gives rise to the protein MALKLKLHVLRGLVICGLFAWLRTAYGNSPSESGGEGSSGMVSGASPTEFLDKLLEGYDGRIRPYFKGPPVNVTINIFINSFGAIAETTMDYKLNIFLRQQWSDRRLKFSMWNESLSLDPSLLSKIWVPDLFFANEKGANFHQVTTQNRLLRVSPEGYILYSLRLTLRLSCPMLLQRFPMDHQQCNMQLESFGYTTKDLMFTWAANDSVQLSDDVELPQFVIDGIKTTTCTKVYSTGSYTCIQATFNLARQMGYYLIQTYIPSLLYVILSWVSFWINMEAAPARVGLGITTVLTMTAQSSGTTSSLPKVSYVKAIDIWMAVCLLFVFSALLEFAAVNFLSRMDKEIQRKKQRKNRRPVKDEDGRKEHRFSPFAAFTMHRGGPHENHAADVDLQQRRNSKVGLKQDGSPAVAILQPNPAQAERDKAKEEINKTRFHNYAKKVDYISRTAFPITFLVFNMVYWLIYLVILQKPYA